A DNA window from Chthoniobacterales bacterium contains the following coding sequences:
- a CDS encoding FtsX-like permease family protein, with translation MNFLTALRLFQWQVVRYALRHRLLAALNIASIALGVSVYLAIQIANYSADRALRASVDLVAGKTSLEVRGELDDALFPNTAKTPGVLAATPLVEGFLTLPDLPGEYLRVLGVDPFSNQPFSTFQIGDASNLRKFDFEKWLSDPTSIAISRDFANKYHLVLGDPLATLVNSRRVTLHVAFIIDTEASLEGSGARIAAMDIASAQALFGLQGKLTGIQLLTAENNESAVAERIRPLLPPTVTVAPPAQRNGQVGQMLQAFQLNLSALSLVSLLVGMFLVFNTVSASVVRRRHEIGILRSGGVSQNQIRALFLGEALLYGVIGLAVGSVGGVLLSNLLVAAVGKTISSLYILLSIDRLFVSAPQILFAIVAGLGSVLLAAWIPANEAARLPPVAALNPGAQIERRVSGWLPVFGLSLIALAAIAAAISLQRWPWLGFGSAFLLLTGCSLFAPALTSIVGKIMRVAVRSSLILSLAAQNLQRSLPRISLTVAALGSAVAMMIGVSVMIFSFRQTINTWVTRSLVADIFIAPASNETIGLSAFLPPAAATWLAERPEVVAVDTFREMRLPWKNSTVRMSVVRGHKRDNLRFLEGDHARRNALLFQPGFILMSEPFSRRHHLRAGDTLSLPTPEGPRTFEIGGTYYDYTSDEGTILMARENFDPLWNDLRIHSLAVYLRAPGDFAALTDAFRQRYGTEMNFSIYSNSTLRQRVFEIFEQTFAVTALLRIIAIGVAVIGIFLTLSTLVTERVRELAVLRAVGAGQGQIIRMILAEGALVGLLASILGILTGCGLAVILTFVVNKAFFGWTIQFSWPYATLLSTPLWIIPAALLSALLPAWRASRLQLAPALRNE, from the coding sequence ATGAATTTCCTGACCGCGCTCCGACTTTTCCAGTGGCAGGTCGTGCGTTACGCGCTGCGCCACCGGCTCTTGGCGGCGCTCAATATCGCCAGCATCGCGCTCGGCGTTTCGGTTTATCTCGCCATCCAGATTGCCAACTACAGCGCCGACCGGGCCTTGCGGGCGAGCGTCGATCTCGTCGCGGGAAAGACCAGCCTCGAAGTCCGCGGCGAACTCGACGACGCGCTCTTTCCTAACACTGCCAAAACACCCGGAGTTCTCGCCGCCACGCCACTCGTCGAGGGCTTTCTAACCTTGCCCGATCTTCCGGGGGAATACTTGCGGGTGCTCGGCGTCGATCCTTTCAGCAACCAGCCGTTCTCCACGTTTCAGATCGGCGACGCAAGCAATCTTAGAAAGTTCGACTTTGAAAAATGGCTTTCTGATCCGACTTCCATCGCGATCTCGCGCGACTTCGCCAACAAGTATCACCTCGTCCTCGGCGACCCGCTCGCCACCTTGGTCAACAGCCGCCGCGTCACGCTCCACGTCGCCTTCATCATCGACACCGAGGCCTCGCTCGAAGGCAGCGGCGCGCGCATCGCCGCCATGGACATCGCCTCGGCGCAGGCACTCTTCGGACTCCAGGGAAAACTCACCGGCATCCAGCTCCTCACCGCCGAAAACAACGAGTCCGCCGTCGCCGAACGCATCCGTCCGCTCCTGCCGCCGACCGTCACCGTCGCCCCTCCCGCCCAGCGCAATGGACAGGTCGGCCAGATGCTCCAGGCCTTCCAGCTCAACCTCAGTGCGCTCAGCCTCGTCTCACTTTTGGTCGGCATGTTCCTCGTCTTTAACACCGTCTCCGCCAGCGTCGTTCGCCGCCGCCACGAGATCGGCATCCTCCGTTCCGGCGGCGTCTCGCAAAACCAAATCCGCGCCCTTTTCCTTGGTGAGGCACTTCTTTACGGCGTCATCGGACTCGCCGTCGGCTCTGTCGGTGGCGTCCTCCTTTCCAATCTCCTCGTCGCTGCCGTCGGCAAAACCATCTCCTCGCTCTACATCCTCCTCAGCATCGACCGACTCTTCGTTTCCGCCCCGCAAATCCTCTTCGCCATCGTTGCCGGACTCGGCTCCGTCCTGCTCGCCGCCTGGATTCCGGCCAATGAAGCAGCCCGACTCCCGCCTGTCGCGGCACTCAATCCGGGAGCTCAGATCGAGCGCCGCGTCTCCGGCTGGCTCCCCGTTTTTGGTCTGAGTTTGATCGCACTCGCCGCCATCGCCGCCGCGATTTCCTTGCAACGCTGGCCCTGGCTTGGCTTCGGCTCCGCCTTTTTGCTCCTCACCGGTTGCTCCCTTTTCGCCCCCGCGCTCACCAGCATCGTGGGAAAAATCATGCGAGTTGCAGTCCGATCTTCACTCATCCTCTCGCTCGCCGCGCAAAATCTCCAGCGTTCGCTCCCGCGCATTTCCCTCACCGTCGCCGCGCTCGGTTCTGCCGTCGCCATGATGATCGGCGTCTCCGTGATGATCTTTTCCTTCCGCCAAACCATCAATACTTGGGTCACCCGCAGCCTCGTTGCCGACATTTTCATCGCGCCCGCCTCCAACGAAACCATCGGTCTTTCTGCCTTTCTCCCGCCCGCCGCCGCCACCTGGCTCGCGGAACGTCCCGAGGTCGTCGCCGTCGATACCTTTCGCGAAATGCGGCTCCCCTGGAAAAACAGCACCGTCCGCATGTCCGTCGTGCGCGGCCATAAGCGCGACAATCTCCGCTTCCTCGAGGGCGACCACGCCCGCCGCAACGCGCTCCTTTTTCAGCCGGGCTTCATCCTCATGTCCGAGCCCTTTTCCCGTCGGCACCACCTGCGCGCCGGCGACACCCTCTCCCTCCCGACGCCTGAGGGACCGCGCACCTTCGAGATCGGCGGCACCTACTACGACTACACCAGCGACGAGGGCACCATCCTCATGGCGCGGGAAAACTTCGACCCGCTCTGGAACGACCTCCGCATCCATTCGCTCGCCGTTTACCTGCGCGCGCCCGGCGACTTCGCCGCGCTCACCGACGCCTTCCGCCAGCGCTACGGCACGGAGATGAACTTCTCGATCTACTCCAACTCCACCCTGCGCCAACGCGTCTTCGAGATCTTTGAGCAAACCTTCGCCGTCACCGCGCTCCTCCGCATCATCGCCATCGGAGTCGCCGTCATCGGCATCTTCCTCACCCTCTCCACCCTCGTCACCGAGCGCGTGCGCGAACTCGCCGTCCTCCGCGCCGTCGGGGCGGGTCAGGGACAAATCATCCGCATGATTCTCGCGGAAGGCGCCCTCGTCGGCCTGCTCGCGAGCATTTTGGGCATCCTCACCGGCTGCGGCCTCGCCGTCATCCTCACCTTCGTCGTCAACAAAGCCTTCTTTGGCTGGACCATTCAATTCTCCTGGCCCTACGCCACCCTGCTGAGCACTCCGCTCTGGATCATCCCCGCCGCCCTCCTCAGCGCCCTCCTCCCCGCTTGGCGAGCCAGTCGCCTGCAACTCGCCCCCGCGCTGAGAAACGAATGA
- a CDS encoding lipocalin-like domain-containing protein, whose amino-acid sequence MAPAFAWDIAQPGLEYQFPRDHLVHPGFKTEWWYFTGHLEAENGRRFGFQVTFFRQGVNEKPAESHFAVRDLAFAHAAISDIEGKQFHFSQEVSRMNFGEAGFGGPERVAWIKNWNLVLTPNSSAGGWQFSAQPGGQSISLTAEPQKPPVIHGRDGISQKAAGEGHASYYYSQTRLKLAGQLVLDGKKIDVTGLGWFDHEWATNQLAADQVGWNWFGLHLDDGRDLMLYQMRRTDGSIDPASSGTLVSTGGEALHLTQQDFVLTPLQRTWTSPATKATYPLDWSVSILSAKLAFTTRAQLPDQEMNLAPVVYWEGATELQLGSQKTGTGYMELTGYGEALKALRGQ is encoded by the coding sequence ATGGCTCCTGCTTTTGCTTGGGACATCGCGCAGCCGGGGTTGGAGTATCAGTTTCCGCGCGATCATCTCGTTCATCCGGGTTTTAAGACGGAGTGGTGGTATTTTACGGGGCATCTGGAGGCGGAGAATGGGCGGCGCTTCGGGTTTCAAGTGACGTTTTTCCGGCAGGGGGTGAATGAGAAACCAGCGGAGTCGCATTTCGCGGTGCGCGATCTGGCGTTTGCCCACGCGGCAATCTCGGACATCGAAGGGAAGCAATTTCACTTCAGCCAGGAGGTGAGCCGGATGAATTTCGGCGAGGCGGGTTTCGGCGGACCGGAACGCGTGGCGTGGATCAAGAATTGGAACCTCGTGCTGACTCCCAATTCGTCCGCTGGAGGCTGGCAATTCTCCGCGCAACCGGGCGGACAATCCATTTCCCTCACCGCCGAACCCCAGAAACCGCCGGTGATTCATGGTCGCGACGGCATTAGCCAGAAGGCGGCGGGCGAGGGGCACGCCTCGTATTATTATTCCCAGACCCGACTCAAACTCGCGGGCCAGCTCGTGCTCGATGGAAAGAAAATCGACGTCACAGGTCTCGGCTGGTTTGACCACGAATGGGCCACCAACCAGCTCGCTGCCGATCAAGTCGGCTGGAACTGGTTTGGCCTCCATCTCGACGACGGACGCGACTTGATGCTCTACCAAATGCGCCGAACCGACGGCAGCATCGACCCGGCGTCGAGCGGGACTTTGGTGAGCACGGGCGGCGAGGCGCTGCACCTCACTCAGCAGGATTTCGTTCTCACTCCGCTCCAGCGCACCTGGACCAGCCCCGCGACCAAGGCCACCTATCCGCTAGACTGGAGTGTGAGCATTCTCTCCGCGAAACTCGCCTTCACCACCCGCGCCCAGTTGCCGGACCAAGAGATGAATCTTGCGCCGGTCGTCTATTGGGAGGGTGCCACGGAACTGCAACTCGGCTCGCAAAAAACAGGCACGGGTTACATGGAACTCACCGGCTACGGCGAGGCGCTGAAGGCTTTGCGCGGGCAGTGA
- a CDS encoding replication-associated recombination protein A gives MSDLFESEPTQSPLTSAAPLAARMRPRDLSEYVGQQHILGPGKLLRRAIEADRISSILLYGPPGTGKTTLAQIIAAATSSKFERLSGVESTVADIRRVVATAANRLENNGTRTILFVDEIHRFNKAQQDVLLPDVESGIIRLIGATTHNPFFYVNSPLVSRSQVFQLEAIPQDDLIVLMQRAIADPERGFGGQKIEASSSALEFLAEASDGDARKCLNSLEIALLTTPPDASGTIHFDLAVAQESIQRKAVVYDADEDGHYDTISAFIKSMRGSDPDATLYWLAKMLYAGEDIRFIARRIVICASEDIGLADSQALVVAVAAQQAVEFVGMPEARIPLAHAAVYLATAPKSNRSYMGIEAATKDIKEGRTLAVPRHLRDANHKKSAAAFGHKGYQYAHDFEGGYVPQAYLPEGRRYYEPSEHGHEKRVKERLDFWRAQFEAAQKKPAE, from the coding sequence ATGAGCGACCTTTTTGAGTCAGAGCCGACTCAAAGTCCGCTCACGTCCGCTGCCCCATTGGCCGCCCGGATGCGTCCGCGCGATCTTTCGGAATACGTCGGGCAGCAGCACATTCTCGGTCCGGGCAAACTGCTCCGCCGCGCCATCGAGGCGGACCGCATTTCCTCGATCCTGCTTTACGGTCCGCCGGGAACGGGAAAAACGACGCTCGCGCAGATCATTGCTGCGGCGACGAGTTCGAAATTTGAGCGACTGAGCGGCGTCGAAAGCACCGTGGCCGACATCCGCCGAGTCGTGGCCACCGCCGCCAATCGCCTCGAAAACAATGGAACTCGAACCATTCTTTTCGTGGACGAGATCCATCGTTTCAACAAGGCGCAGCAGGACGTGCTCCTGCCCGATGTGGAGAGCGGAATCATTCGCCTGATCGGCGCGACGACGCACAATCCGTTTTTCTACGTCAACAGCCCGCTCGTCTCGCGCTCGCAGGTTTTCCAGCTCGAAGCCATCCCGCAAGACGACCTCATCGTTCTGATGCAACGCGCCATCGCCGACCCGGAACGCGGCTTTGGCGGACAAAAAATAGAGGCGAGTTCCAGTGCATTGGAGTTTCTCGCCGAGGCCAGCGACGGCGACGCCCGCAAATGCCTGAACTCGCTGGAAATCGCCCTGCTGACCACGCCGCCAGATGCTAGCGGGACGATTCATTTCGACCTCGCTGTCGCGCAGGAATCCATCCAGCGCAAAGCCGTCGTCTATGACGCCGACGAGGACGGGCACTACGACACGATCAGCGCGTTTATCAAGTCGATGCGCGGCTCCGATCCCGACGCGACGCTTTATTGGCTGGCAAAAATGCTCTACGCCGGGGAGGACATCCGTTTCATCGCACGGCGCATCGTGATCTGCGCCAGCGAAGACATCGGGCTGGCCGACAGTCAGGCGCTGGTCGTGGCCGTCGCGGCGCAGCAGGCGGTGGAATTTGTGGGAATGCCGGAAGCTCGGATTCCGCTGGCGCACGCGGCGGTTTACCTGGCGACCGCGCCCAAAAGCAACCGGAGTTACATGGGAATCGAGGCCGCCACGAAGGACATCAAAGAAGGTCGCACCCTCGCCGTGCCGCGTCATTTGCGCGATGCGAATCACAAAAAATCCGCCGCCGCATTCGGGCATAAAGGTTATCAATACGCCCACGATTTCGAGGGCGGCTACGTGCCCCAAGCCTATCTGCCTGAGGGCCGCCGCTATTACGAACCCAGCGAGCACGGACACGAGAAACGCGTGAAGGAGCGGCTCGACTTCTGGCGCGCGCAGTTTGAGGCGGCTCAGAAAAAGCCGGCTGAGTGA
- a CDS encoding thioredoxin family protein translates to MKNSLLALAFLLCTSVLSLAGKAGWDDDYDKGLAKAKSESKLVLLDFTGSDWCGWCIKLDKEVFSEKAFKDYAKDNLVLVEIDFPRAKPQTKKLKEQNEKLSTQYNIEGYPTIVVLNKDGQKVGQLGYMEGGPEAFIAELNKLKGK, encoded by the coding sequence ATGAAAAACTCCCTGCTCGCCCTCGCTTTTCTCCTTTGCACCAGCGTCCTGTCCCTGGCGGGCAAGGCGGGCTGGGATGATGACTACGACAAGGGTCTCGCCAAAGCGAAGTCGGAGTCGAAGCTCGTTCTCCTCGATTTCACCGGCTCCGACTGGTGCGGCTGGTGCATCAAACTCGACAAGGAAGTCTTCTCCGAAAAGGCCTTCAAGGATTACGCCAAGGACAATCTGGTGCTCGTCGAAATCGATTTTCCCCGCGCCAAACCGCAAACCAAGAAGCTCAAGGAGCAAAACGAAAAGCTCTCCACGCAGTATAATATCGAAGGTTATCCCACCATCGTGGTCCTGAACAAGGACGGCCAGAAAGTCGGCCAGCTCGGCTACATGGAGGGCGGTCCCGAGGCGTTCATCGCCGAGCTAAACAAGCTCAAGGGCAAATAA
- the upp gene encoding uracil phosphoribosyltransferase, with product MTGVTVIDHPILQARVTQLRDKTTPPHQFAEHLREIAALLLFEMTRSLPLEVVTVETPLTSTTGARLAKPLILVPILRAGLGMVDGMARMLPDAAIGHIGMYRNEETLEPQHYYFRLPSTIARGEVLLVDPMLATGNSAVAAIHLLKKQGATSIRFGCLISCPEGLAALTAAHPDVPIFVGAIDDGLTDKGYITPGLGDAGDRYFGTL from the coding sequence ATGACTGGCGTCACCGTAATCGATCACCCCATCCTGCAGGCCCGCGTCACCCAGCTTCGGGATAAAACCACGCCGCCACACCAGTTTGCCGAGCACCTGCGGGAGATCGCCGCGCTGCTCCTCTTCGAGATGACCCGCAGCTTGCCGCTCGAAGTCGTCACTGTGGAAACGCCGCTCACCTCCACGACCGGCGCGCGTCTCGCGAAACCGCTCATCCTCGTCCCGATTCTCCGCGCTGGCCTCGGCATGGTCGATGGCATGGCGCGGATGCTGCCCGACGCCGCGATCGGACACATCGGCATGTATCGCAACGAGGAAACACTCGAGCCGCAGCACTACTATTTCCGCCTGCCCTCCACCATCGCCAGGGGCGAAGTCCTCCTCGTGGACCCCATGCTCGCCACCGGCAACAGCGCCGTCGCCGCGATTCATCTCCTCAAAAAACAAGGGGCGACTTCCATTCGATTCGGCTGCCTCATCAGTTGCCCCGAAGGCCTCGCCGCCCTCACCGCGGCGCATCCCGATGTGCCCATCTTCGTCGGTGCCATCGACGATGGCCTCACCGACAAAGGCTACATCACGCCCGGACTCGGCGACGCTGGCGACCGCTACTTCGGCACCCTCTAG
- a CDS encoding phospholipase D-like domain-containing protein produces MRFYTDFSALNFISGSSSLRILKTLIKDGVFIYHVANLHAKVIMVDDVHFSIGSQNLTIKGRRRNIEASFVSGSSTPSGEVKEFFADLHRSARPVSLEEILDLEALIGPEIKKFEKIRESADEVDDQIEREREKRRIEQLEKLRREQALRAAELVKKERSDRMKKILKQFDSFFNATPSSRLRASVHRMTNSSYNFNPLGSGTDSLRPCSYKQNFEQLLASVGVNPKRFSRYLLVNADNGKLGFVRFVKTRWTFFGSRVRPGERLSLCGCSWEVDITFDWTADGSLERNGSLALRAPVEKGRTVASVGFAFSTVGVDLEKLILTPYEDDDPWAPMIIDTTWEYSRISETLKTYLISHLTNPFKFIRNLTGQQAFSFFGSRSPTSFWIQAHRFGETAIFSAKKAISG; encoded by the coding sequence GTGCGTTTCTACACGGACTTCAGCGCACTTAATTTCATTTCAGGATCGTCTAGCCTGCGAATTCTAAAGACTCTGATCAAAGATGGAGTGTTCATTTACCACGTCGCAAATCTGCACGCTAAAGTGATCATGGTAGACGACGTGCACTTTTCCATAGGAAGCCAAAACCTAACTATCAAAGGGCGTCGGCGAAATATTGAAGCCAGCTTTGTCTCTGGGAGTTCAACTCCATCAGGAGAAGTTAAGGAGTTTTTTGCCGACCTTCATCGCTCTGCGCGACCCGTAAGCTTGGAAGAAATTCTCGACCTCGAAGCCTTGATCGGACCTGAAATTAAGAAGTTCGAAAAAATCAGAGAGTCGGCTGACGAAGTCGACGATCAAATTGAAAGAGAGCGCGAGAAGCGTCGCATCGAACAATTAGAGAAACTGCGCCGGGAACAAGCGTTGCGCGCGGCTGAGCTCGTGAAGAAAGAAAGGAGCGACAGAATGAAGAAGATTCTGAAGCAATTTGATTCCTTCTTCAACGCAACGCCTTCCTCGCGACTACGTGCTTCAGTGCACAGGATGACGAACAGCTCATACAATTTCAATCCGCTTGGCTCGGGGACAGATTCTCTCCGCCCGTGCAGTTACAAGCAGAACTTCGAGCAACTTCTCGCGAGTGTTGGTGTGAACCCGAAACGTTTTTCCAGATATCTTTTGGTCAATGCCGATAACGGAAAGCTGGGCTTTGTTCGATTCGTTAAAACCCGCTGGACGTTTTTTGGTAGTCGAGTTCGTCCCGGAGAGAGACTTTCACTATGCGGATGTTCGTGGGAAGTGGATATCACATTCGATTGGACGGCGGACGGAAGCCTGGAGCGAAATGGCAGTCTTGCCTTGCGCGCTCCTGTGGAAAAAGGGCGAACAGTTGCCTCGGTTGGATTTGCCTTTTCTACGGTGGGTGTTGATCTGGAGAAATTAATTTTAACCCCATATGAAGATGACGATCCATGGGCTCCGATGATCATCGATACAACATGGGAATATTCTAGGATCAGCGAAACACTGAAAACTTACCTTATCTCTCACCTCACAAACCCTTTTAAGTTCATCCGTAACTTAACCGGCCAACAAGCGTTTTCTTTCTTTGGAAGCAGGTCGCCGACCTCCTTTTGGATACAAGCTCATCGCTTTGGAGAAACGGCAATCTTCTCGGCCAAAAAAGCTATAAGCGGATGA
- a CDS encoding Rrf2 family transcriptional regulator: MRISRKSEYALRALLAMSRVPVGRVHQIFELSRTENIPVKFLEQILLSLRNGGFLASKRGVGGGVTLLKKPEDILLGDVISLLDGPIAPVPCALAKPSESCNCPHPETCELRIFMTGLREQLDESLCQKSIADLLALSPKNVALAFDI; this comes from the coding sequence ATGCGCATCTCCCGAAAATCCGAATACGCCCTGCGCGCTCTGCTTGCCATGAGCCGGGTGCCAGTCGGACGCGTGCATCAGATTTTCGAGTTGTCGCGCACGGAAAACATCCCCGTGAAGTTCCTCGAGCAGATTCTGCTCTCGCTGCGCAACGGCGGTTTTCTGGCCAGCAAACGCGGCGTCGGCGGCGGCGTCACCTTGTTAAAAAAACCCGAGGACATTTTGCTCGGCGACGTCATTTCGCTGCTCGACGGGCCCATCGCGCCGGTGCCGTGCGCATTGGCCAAGCCCAGCGAAAGCTGCAACTGCCCCCACCCGGAAACCTGCGAGCTGCGGATTTTCATGACCGGCCTGCGCGAGCAACTCGACGAGTCGCTTTGCCAAAAATCAATCGCCGATCTGCTGGCGCTCTCGCCGAAAAACGTCGCTCTCGCCTTCGATATATGA
- a CDS encoding VOC family protein, translating into MDTQIFINLPVRDLPKSLNFFHSLGFSHNSQFTDDTAACIVISPVIHVMLLTEAKFREFAPRGICDTSQANEVLICLTCESRDKVDELVRQALAAGGSSHEPPTDYGFMYQHSFLDLDNHGWALMYMEPGAKICNS; encoded by the coding sequence ATGGACACTCAAATTTTCATCAACCTGCCCGTTCGCGATCTGCCGAAATCGCTCAACTTCTTCCACTCGCTCGGATTTTCCCACAACTCGCAATTCACCGACGACACGGCGGCCTGTATCGTCATCAGCCCGGTGATTCACGTCATGCTGCTCACGGAGGCGAAGTTCCGCGAGTTTGCTCCGCGCGGCATTTGCGACACGTCGCAGGCCAACGAGGTGCTGATTTGCCTGACCTGCGAGAGTCGTGATAAAGTGGACGAACTCGTCCGCCAGGCACTCGCCGCTGGTGGTTCGAGCCACGAACCTCCCACCGATTACGGCTTTATGTATCAGCACAGTTTCCTAGACTTGGACAACCACGGCTGGGCGCTGATGTATATGGAACCCGGCGCAAAAATTTGTAACTCCTAA
- a CDS encoding metallophosphoesterase, which translates to MSAFLAILGLLIVLDLVWWRLSHRWLRGKTHWRVFNAVFLLAQILGFGFLITGRVAGIRWNLPTPWMASIYLWHLLILPLLLVIGIVALPVLLFVFWKRRKSPRVGLHSTETPVVQTRRQFLLTAAVVAPPLVNIALTGFSQGQLEQFRVREMTLRLADLPPALDGVTICHVTDLHVGPFTSERVIRRVVDKVNSLRADLVLFTGDLINSKLRELPVGIDFLRALDGPVVSIEGNHDLFEGRAAFENAVRAAGLRLLINEAEVLPVRGVPVQLLGLRWGGPGENARASGDDLIGESMRELLTLRDPAAFPILLAHHPHAFDPAIAARLPLTLSGHTHGGQLMLNPQVGAGPLMFRYWSGHYQRGASQMVVGNGVGNWFPLRTAAPAEIIHLTLRRQA; encoded by the coding sequence ATGTCCGCCTTTCTCGCCATCCTCGGCCTGCTCATTGTTCTCGACCTCGTCTGGTGGCGGCTCTCCCATCGCTGGCTGCGTGGAAAAACCCACTGGCGCGTCTTCAATGCCGTCTTTCTCCTCGCCCAGATTTTGGGCTTCGGCTTCCTCATCACTGGACGCGTCGCGGGTATTCGCTGGAACCTGCCCACGCCATGGATGGCCTCGATTTACCTCTGGCATCTGCTGATTCTGCCACTGTTGCTAGTCATCGGAATCGTCGCTCTGCCGGTGTTGCTTTTCGTTTTCTGGAAACGCCGGAAGTCGCCACGAGTTGGGCTACATTCGACTGAAACTCCCGTCGTCCAGACGCGGCGACAGTTTCTTTTGACCGCCGCTGTGGTCGCGCCGCCGCTCGTGAACATCGCCCTCACCGGCTTTTCCCAAGGCCAGCTCGAGCAATTCCGCGTGCGCGAAATGACCCTCCGCCTCGCCGATCTCCCGCCCGCGCTCGACGGCGTCACCATTTGTCACGTCACCGATTTGCATGTCGGTCCATTCACCTCCGAGCGCGTCATCCGCCGCGTTGTGGACAAGGTGAACTCGCTCCGTGCCGACCTCGTGCTCTTCACCGGCGACCTCATTAACAGCAAACTCAGAGAGCTGCCCGTCGGCATCGATTTCCTCCGCGCGCTCGATGGACCGGTCGTCAGCATCGAGGGAAATCATGACCTTTTCGAGGGACGCGCCGCTTTTGAAAACGCCGTCCGCGCCGCCGGTTTGCGCCTGCTCATCAATGAAGCCGAAGTCCTCCCCGTGCGCGGCGTTCCCGTGCAACTCCTCGGCCTGCGCTGGGGCGGCCCGGGAGAAAACGCCCGCGCTTCGGGCGACGATCTCATTGGCGAATCCATGCGCGAGCTGCTCACTTTGCGCGATCCGGCGGCGTTTCCCATTCTGCTCGCGCATCACCCACACGCCTTCGATCCGGCCATTGCAGCCCGGCTCCCGCTCACGCTCTCCGGCCATACGCATGGAGGTCAGCTCATGCTCAACCCGCAGGTCGGCGCGGGGCCGCTCATGTTTCGCTACTGGTCCGGTCACTACCAGCGGGGTGCGAGTCAGATGGTCGTCGGAAACGGCGTCGGCAACTGGTTCCCGCTGCGAACCGCCGCTCCCGCGGAAATCATTCACCTGACCCTTCGTCGGCAGGCTTGA